One part of the Girardinichthys multiradiatus isolate DD_20200921_A chromosome 10, DD_fGirMul_XY1, whole genome shotgun sequence genome encodes these proteins:
- the LOC124874633 gene encoding dickkopf-related protein 3-like: protein MLGKLCPVLLFLCFSGTDARIWAWMLNMPHSPPKEGAKTLKERAPLAKALTAVCDSDRACERGFSCDRHFGLCVPLRGEGQYCRRDAQCVRGLTCMFGKCHRSIPNGQEGSRCKADKDCGASMCCARHHGEMVCKKRLVRDESCYVPDGGLAFSINQICPCEEGLLCRENSTQPSRERDIIYQPEWTSWTCQVRIL, encoded by the exons ATGTTGGGGAAACTGTGCCCAGTTCTCCTGTTTTTGTGCTTCTCTGGTACTGATGCTCGTATATGGGCCTGGATGCTCAACATGCCTCACAGCCCTCCCAAAGAAGGAGCTAAAACACTTAAAGAGAGGGCACCATTGGCCAAAGCGCTCACA GCTGTGTGCGACAGTGATAGAGCTTGTGAACGTGGTTTTTCGTGTGATCGTCACTTCGGTCTTTGTGTGCCTTTACGCGGAGAGGGCCAGTACTGTAGGAGGGATGCTCAGTGTGTCCGCGGACTCACCTGCATGTTTGGGAAGTGTCACCGCAGCATTCCCAATGGACAAGAAG gctCCAGGTGTAAAGCTGACAAAGACTGTGGGGCTTCGATGTGTTGCGCTAGACATCATGGTGAGATGGTGTGCAAAAAGCGGCTAGTTCGTGATGAGAGTTGTTATGTTCCTGATGGCGGCCTGGCATTCAGCATCAACCAGATCTGCCCGTGTGAGGAAGGTCTGCTGTGTCGTGAAAACAGCACACAGCCCAGCAGGGA GAGGGACATTATTTACCAACCAGAATGGACAAGCTGGACCTGCCAAGTGCGCATACTTTAA